The following is a genomic window from Paraburkholderia flagellata.
GATAAGCAGCATGTAGGTGGGCGCGGGTGAGGAAGGAAGCCGCGAAAATGACGGCGAGTATCCACACGCCTGCGAGATGGAGCTTTTTCCAATTGGCCGGACCGATCAGACGCGCCGGCATTGCGAACGATGTCACCGTAAGCAACAGAATCATCAAATAGCCTATGGAACCCGGTATGTTCGTCGCGGGCGTACGCCCCACCCAGAATGCTTCGGGCGCAGTCCTGATGTAGATGATGAGCGCTATCGCATGCAAAACCTGCGAAGCGGCGAACGACAATCCGATGTAGCGCCGCTCCCTGACCAGGGACCGGGTTAGCGCCGACGGCAAGAGTCTCGCAAGCGAGGTAGACAGGAACACGGCCAGGAACAGAACAAAGGACGTGCGAGCCGTTGCTCGTATCGCATATTGCAGCGAGCCTACGCGGTCCGGCGCCATTGCAGAGGCCATAAGAGCAAATAGCGCTACGACTACGATTAGTACGCCAAAAAGTTTCCAGCGTGTCATATGGATTTTTCCAACATAGTTTGCCGACTTGCCGACATGAAGTGACAGTCGGCATCTCCACCGATTCGCGCCCGTGCCGGCGTGATAGTTCGAGTGGTTCAGAGACTGCGTGGCCCAAACCCCGAATACGAACGCAATTGGCTGATCTGTGGCTGCGCAAGATAGCCGGCCTTGACCAAAGGGAGTTCGCCCAGGAGTTGTCGTAGGCCGTTTTCGTCATCTGCTTCCGAAATCATGCAGGCTCCACCCTCTGCCCTCAGCCATATCTGCCGAACTACTCCGGAGGCGTAAAGCCGGCGGACAAACTCAGCCTCCGCTTCGACCTCTTCTTTATGAAGGGACATGGACGATGCGTTTTCGGAACGGGAAATCATCACGAGGTATTGCATGTTGCTCTCCTGGGTGTGGCACTGCGATCAGGTGGGTGGTTTCGTACGAGCGATACGAACAACACCGGAACTCAGCGCTGGGTTAAATGAATCGCGCCGCTTCGGCACTATTGCATATGCTTTTCATAGTAACAAGATTTTTCCGCTCATGTAAACCCATCAAAAACCCCGCTCAGTTTGCAGATAAATCCGTAAGTGTCTTATGGGTTTCACGCTTAACTTGACGCTATGAAATTCATATATACAATGCACTAGCAAAGGGGACCCACCTTTAGCTGAACCGCTGCCGCTGCCTGCACGCGTGTCCGCATGAGGGGTGACCCTTCTCAAGTCACCGTTTTGGTGTCAGCCACTCCTGGAGAAACGCAATGAGCCACTTCGTCTATGAGGCCCGGTCAACCGCACTGCTATTTGTCGACCCGTATAACGACTTCCTGGCTGAAGAAGGCAAAGTCTGGCCCTTCGTCAAGGACGTCGCTGAAGAAGTCGGACTGCTGGATAACCTGCGACTGATCAATGCAGCCGTGCGAAGTGCGGGTATCCAGGTGGTCTACGTACCGCATCGCCGATGGCAGGTGGGCGACTATGAAAGCTGGAGTCATCCGAGCCCGAGTCAGCGCAAGATCATGGGCGGCCATCACTTCGCCAAAGGCGAGTGGGGTGGCGAGTGGCACCCCGATTTCGCGCCGCAATCGGGCGATATCGTGGCACTCGAACACTGGGGCTCAAGCGGTTTTGCCAATACCGATCTCGACTTCCAGCTCAAGCAGCATCGCATCACGCACGTGGTGATCGTGGGTCTGCTGGCGAACACCTGCATAGAGGCGACGGCGCGATATGCAACGGAGCTTGGTTACCACGTTACGCTCGTGAAGGACGCAACGGCCGCTCTCAAGCCGGAATCGATGCACGCAGCGCATGAACTGAACGGGCCAACCTACGCGCACAGTATCGTGAGCACCCGCGAGTTCCTTGACGCATTGCCCAAAGCCTGGGCACGCCTTGCCCTGTAAGTTGTTCGCGTGCATGGTGTGTATCGCTTTCCCATTCCATGCCCGCCAGTCCTTCTGGACTCCGGCGATACCGCGAATCCGGCGCAATTCTGCCCCCTACCTTAGCAAAGGCACCCATGGTTTCCCCGCGCCAGGTCTTTCTGATGGCTCTTTGCTGCGCGCTCGCAGTCTCGCCCATCTACTACCACCAGCCGCTGCTGCCGCAAATCGCATCAACGTTTGCTGTGGCGTCGCCGCGTGGGAGCCTCATTGCCACGCTCACCCAGCTAGGCTATGCAATGGGGCTGCTAGTCTTCGTCCCGCTCGCCGACGGTGCCCAACCACGCACGCTGGCTTCGCGAGCGATCATCGCGAACGCAGTGGCGCTGGTCGCCTGCGCAGCGGCACCGTCCTTCTTCGCGCTGGCCCTATGCAGCTTCCTGGTTGGCATGACGTCGATCTCGGCGCAAATCATCATCCCCGCGGTCTCGGGGATGGCTACGCCCGAGACGCGCGGACGCGTGGTCGGTTCCCTGCTGGGTGGGCTCTCCTCCGGCGTTCTGCTGGCACGCACGCTGAGCGGCATCGTCGGCGCGCTTTGGGGCTGGCGCTCGATATTCGTGATCGCTTCCGCCATCGACATCGTGCTTCTGTTTGTCATCAGGGAACTGCCTGTGTCGAGCTCACTCGCGACGATCCGCTATCGTGAGTTGGTGCACTCGCTCGCTGGCCTCGTCCGTCAGGAACGGCTGCTACGCCTCTCCGCGTCGATGGGGTTTCTCGTATTCGCCGCCTTCAGCGCGCTCTGGGCAACCCTCGCGGTGCTGCTCGAACGCCCGCCCTACCATTACGGCCCCGCCACTATTGGCGTATTTGGGCTGATCGGGCTAGTCGGTCTGTCGGTTTCGGCACAGCTGGGCGCCATCGTCGACCGCGCCGGCGCGCGCCGTGTCGCGACCGCGGGTGCGCTCACGGTTGCCATCGCGTTCGCGTTTATTGCAGCGGGCGGACACAGTCTGTCGTGGTTGATCGTCGGCATGGTGTTGCTAGATCTGGGCAATCGCGCCGGCTTCATCGCCAACCAGGCGCGGATCTATGCGCTGCGTCCCGAAGCCCGCAGCCGCCTGAATACCGTCTTCATGGTTTCGTACTTTCTTGGTGGCGCATTTGGTGCGGCACTCGGCGGCGCGGGGGCCCTGCGCGCAGCCTGGCTCGGCCTCTCCGCGATCGGCGCCTTGCTCGCGCTCGCCGCCGTTGTTGTCAATACGTTCGCATACGCGCCATCCAGTTCAGCCGTCGCTGACAGGCACGCATGACGCGAGCACCCGAAAGAATCACTCCCGTTTGGCGATTGCTGAATAGCTCTGGCTATCGGGAACCATTTATTCAGGAGAATCAAATGACCTTCAAAGCACTGTTAGCGACGAAACCGCGCGACGCGATCTCGACTCGCATCGTCAATATGCGCGAGCAAGACCTCATGCCCGGCGACGTTACCGTTGCGGTTGAATATTCGACTGTAAACTTCAAGGACGCGCTCGCCATCACCGGACGCGCGGAGATCATCCGCGAGTTTCCGTTGGTCGCGGGCATCGACCTGGCTGGCACAGTTGAGGCATCCACGTATCCCGGCATCTCTGCCGGCGACCGTGTCGTCCTCAACGGTTGGGATCTCAGCCAGAACCATCACGGCGGATTCGCGCAAAAGGCGCGCGTGAAGGGCGAGTGGCTCGTCAAACTTCCAGAGGTTTTTTCTACGCGCGACGCGATGGCGAT
Proteins encoded in this region:
- a CDS encoding muconolactone Delta-isomerase family protein; amino-acid sequence: MQYLVMISRSENASSMSLHKEEVEAEAEFVRRLYASGVVRQIWLRAEGGACMISEADDENGLRQLLGELPLVKAGYLAQPQISQLRSYSGFGPRSL
- a CDS encoding isochorismatase family cysteine hydrolase produces the protein MSHFVYEARSTALLFVDPYNDFLAEEGKVWPFVKDVAEEVGLLDNLRLINAAVRSAGIQVVYVPHRRWQVGDYESWSHPSPSQRKIMGGHHFAKGEWGGEWHPDFAPQSGDIVALEHWGSSGFANTDLDFQLKQHRITHVVIVGLLANTCIEATARYATELGYHVTLVKDATAALKPESMHAAHELNGPTYAHSIVSTREFLDALPKAWARLAL
- a CDS encoding MFS transporter; this encodes MVSPRQVFLMALCCALAVSPIYYHQPLLPQIASTFAVASPRGSLIATLTQLGYAMGLLVFVPLADGAQPRTLASRAIIANAVALVACAAAPSFFALALCSFLVGMTSISAQIIIPAVSGMATPETRGRVVGSLLGGLSSGVLLARTLSGIVGALWGWRSIFVIASAIDIVLLFVIRELPVSSSLATIRYRELVHSLAGLVRQERLLRLSASMGFLVFAAFSALWATLAVLLERPPYHYGPATIGVFGLIGLVGLSVSAQLGAIVDRAGARRVATAGALTVAIAFAFIAAGGHSLSWLIVGMVLLDLGNRAGFIANQARIYALRPEARSRLNTVFMVSYFLGGAFGAALGGAGALRAAWLGLSAIGALLALAAVVVNTFAYAPSSSAVADRHA